The Trichocoleus sp. FACHB-46 DNA window GCGGAGGACCCTGAATTTGAGACGTTCTACACGAAGAACATCTTGCTGAACGAGGGCATCCGCGCTTGGATGGCACCTCAAGATCAGCCACACGAAAACTTTGTCTTCCCTGAGGAGGTTCTGCCCCGTGGTAACGCTCTCTAATCCAGTGGTTGCGGGCAGTGGCCGCGACCAAGAGTCATCTGGTTTTGCTTGGTGGGCTGGTAATGCCCGTCTAATTAGTTTGTCTGGTAAGCTGTTGGGCGCTCACGTCGCTCACCAAGGTCTGATTGTTTTCTGGGCTGGAGCGATGACCTTGTTTGAGGTCGCTCACTTTGTGCCCGAAAAGCCGATGTACGAGCAAGGCTTGATCTTGCTACCGCACTTGGCTGCTCAAGGCTGGGGCGTGGGTCCTGGTGGTGAAGTGATCAACACCTTCCCCTACTTTGTAGTGGGTGTACTGCACCTCATTTCTTCTGCGGTACTTGGTTTGGGTGGCATCTACCATGCTGTCCGTGGTCCCGAAACCCTAGAAGAGTACTCCTCCTTCTTTGGCTACGACTGGAAGGACAAGAACAAGATGACCACCATCATCGGCATTCACCTGATCCTGTTGGGAGGTGGTGCTCTGTTGCTGGTGGCTAAGGCGATGTTCTTTGGCGGTCTTTACGACACTTGGGCACCAGGTGGTGGTGATGTGCGGGTTGTTACTAACCCCACCTTGAACCCAGCTACCATCTTTGGCTACCTTTTGAAGTCTCCTTTTGGTGGCGATGGCTGGATTGTCAGCGTTGACAACTTAGAAGACATCGTCGGCGGTCATATTTGGGTCGGCCTGGTTTGCATTTTCGGTGGTATCTTCCACATTCTCACCAAGCCTTTTGCTTGGGCTCGTCGCGCTTTCATCTGGTCAGGTGAGGCTTACCTCTCCTACAGCTTGGGCGCTCTGTCCCTGATG harbors:
- the psbC gene encoding photosystem II reaction center protein CP43, with the protein product MVTLSNPVVAGSGRDQESSGFAWWAGNARLISLSGKLLGAHVAHQGLIVFWAGAMTLFEVAHFVPEKPMYEQGLILLPHLAAQGWGVGPGGEVINTFPYFVVGVLHLISSAVLGLGGIYHAVRGPETLEEYSSFFGYDWKDKNKMTTIIGIHLILLGGGALLLVAKAMFFGGLYDTWAPGGGDVRVVTNPTLNPATIFGYLLKSPFGGDGWIVSVDNLEDIVGGHIWVGLVCIFGGIFHILTKPFAWARRAFIWSGEAYLSYSLGALSLMGFIASCFVWYNNTAYPSEFFGPTGPEASQAQAMTFLIRDQRLGANVGSAQGPTGLGKYLMRSPTGEIIFGGETMRFWDFRGPWLEPLRGPNGLDLNKIKNDIQPWQVRRAAEYMTHAPLGSLNSVGGVATEINSVNFVSPRAWLSTSHFVLAFFFLVGHLWHAGRARAAAAGFERGINRESEPVLSMPDLD